A genomic region of Fluviispira vulneris contains the following coding sequences:
- a CDS encoding ParB/RepB/Spo0J family partition protein: MTQQMNQSEKPQSEKQIPMPSIHRPLDQAKNYYQNQRIEYISIHLLSPMENQPRYTFEQESLEELAQSIRTYGILQPLIVSLEKDGQITIIAGERRWRAAKIAGLDSVPCIVRDLHDHSRLELALIENIQRESLSALEEAHSLKLLIEEHNYTQDALASRIGKSRATVTNTIRLLSLPDKVQSDLQNKVITAGHARALCALNNEKLQLKALSIIIKKKLSVRQTEDLIKNLKSEKLQKTLIDSISPDLRYVCDQFKGHLGTKVKITGDTNKGKIEISYYTLDDLERISELILGNLISSGK, from the coding sequence ATGACGCAGCAAATGAACCAAAGTGAAAAACCTCAAAGTGAAAAACAAATACCAATGCCTTCAATTCATCGCCCCCTTGATCAAGCAAAAAATTACTATCAAAACCAAAGGATAGAATACATATCGATTCATTTACTCAGTCCAATGGAGAATCAACCCAGATATACTTTTGAACAAGAAAGTTTAGAAGAGCTTGCTCAAAGCATTCGTACCTATGGAATTCTGCAACCACTGATCGTTTCATTGGAAAAAGATGGGCAAATTACAATCATAGCGGGAGAAAGAAGATGGAGAGCTGCAAAAATTGCAGGTTTAGACTCTGTCCCTTGTATAGTCCGTGATTTACACGACCATTCTCGTCTAGAACTTGCCCTAATAGAAAATATTCAAAGAGAGTCTCTTTCGGCACTTGAAGAAGCACATTCCTTAAAATTGCTAATAGAAGAACACAATTACACACAAGATGCCTTAGCCTCAAGAATAGGAAAAAGCAGAGCAACCGTAACAAACACAATTCGCCTCCTTAGCCTCCCTGACAAAGTACAATCTGATTTACAAAACAAGGTTATCACTGCAGGACATGCTCGTGCACTTTGCGCTTTGAATAATGAAAAACTTCAGCTCAAAGCCCTTTCAATCATAATAAAGAAGAAACTATCTGTTCGACAAACAGAAGATTTAATAAAAAACTTAAAATCAGAGAAATTACAAAAAACCTTAATAGACTCGATCTCTCCTGACTTAAGATATGTATGCGATCAGTTCAAAGGACACTTAGGAACGAAAGTAAAGATTACAGGTGATACAAATAAGGGCAAAATTGAGATCAGTTACTATACCCTAGACGATTTAGAGCGAATTTCTGAGCTTATCTTGGGAAATTTGATTTCTTCTGGAAAATAA
- a CDS encoding glycosyltransferase: MKQKIFLMLFFIVFTSCAPKILTVIQKEPTSDIINDSKIEEITYNTSCIAKYKTSDSIGNLQRYQNIILEKAVNFEKNYSPKEIVIKFLGDDEIVEFYSFLQECKGKGPNIFTYTSVEAKDTIQRRMINEPHTKEYFRNALTKYSDFNFEDKNIFYTLVPTDSQKQKFSNSKIDLTGFSKQPKAYIPNANGTNFRKLNVLQASLEAHNVSFAGVSTVLDGLINGQISHKDSMGREDINPFEITPFYDILKRENLGEYKLVGYLKHFVDGEFYLSTIYQTSKKSKINQFLIQPDPDYCGKGLCDIGDVKNLYNVMMKPEGPPEYVYFVSAVSAFAALYNGGDGSEMIDVLHSHSHQGGFANVLLKRFYLPLRAKAGLPPISTVYTVHAPGYDFGLQNPNFLGRVGLEKLIDFDKAKLISLHVMSLLESDVSNSVSKGIIKSYTSNEFKISFGINNIYEHLISLNRFAGIPNGINFEAYNPRNEEVLGQLKVDKDLSNLMENKEKAKKILFDLGIISSPTKPLYLYVGRMVEEKGVDHFKAFAEYVTSRNGQVVFMGPIVEANIAPLVIELKNLNNPDVKVYNDIKKGQLEIIPSLNIKKGNVIRFASDFTFIPSKREPFGLVALEALILGNNVITSNVEGLSDITVPYDPVSHNVDTFNSIIYNTYLDEASVNESINNMIASLDQFDNVWNTLTFEQKSNAKKRSILHVEKFKWNAPGGSNDQYKNLYLKALSPLSKEDSDKNELFLKNYKAYSYQETL, from the coding sequence ATGAAGCAGAAAATTTTTCTAATGTTATTTTTTATTGTTTTTACTTCATGCGCTCCAAAAATTCTGACAGTTATTCAAAAAGAACCAACTTCTGACATTATTAATGATAGTAAAATTGAGGAAATAACTTATAATACCAGTTGTATTGCAAAATATAAAACGAGTGATTCAATAGGTAACCTTCAAAGGTATCAAAATATTATTTTGGAAAAAGCTGTTAATTTTGAGAAAAACTATTCTCCTAAAGAAATTGTTATTAAGTTTTTAGGCGATGATGAAATTGTAGAATTTTATTCATTTCTACAAGAGTGTAAAGGTAAAGGGCCAAATATATTTACTTATACATCTGTTGAAGCTAAAGATACAATTCAGAGAAGAATGATTAATGAGCCACACACTAAAGAATATTTTCGTAATGCTTTAACAAAATATAGCGACTTTAATTTTGAAGATAAAAACATTTTTTACACTTTAGTACCAACTGATTCACAAAAACAAAAATTTAGTAATTCAAAAATAGACCTAACTGGATTTAGCAAACAGCCAAAAGCTTATATACCCAATGCTAACGGAACTAATTTTAGAAAGTTAAATGTGTTACAAGCAAGTCTTGAAGCACATAATGTTTCATTTGCTGGAGTATCTACAGTTTTAGATGGTTTAATTAATGGGCAAATTTCCCATAAGGATAGCATGGGTCGTGAAGATATTAATCCATTTGAAATCACACCATTTTATGATATTTTAAAACGTGAGAACTTAGGTGAATATAAATTAGTTGGATATCTTAAGCATTTTGTTGATGGTGAGTTTTATTTAAGTACAATATATCAAACTTCAAAAAAATCTAAAATCAATCAATTTTTAATTCAACCTGATCCAGATTATTGTGGCAAAGGCCTTTGTGATATAGGGGATGTTAAAAATCTATATAATGTAATGATGAAACCCGAAGGGCCACCTGAATATGTTTACTTCGTCTCAGCTGTTTCTGCATTTGCAGCATTATATAATGGTGGAGACGGCTCTGAAATGATTGATGTATTACACTCTCACAGTCATCAAGGTGGTTTTGCAAATGTTCTATTGAAACGCTTTTATTTACCTTTGCGCGCTAAAGCTGGGTTACCTCCAATTTCGACGGTTTATACTGTACATGCCCCAGGATACGATTTTGGGTTACAAAATCCTAATTTTTTAGGACGTGTTGGTCTTGAAAAGCTAATAGATTTCGATAAAGCAAAATTGATAAGCCTCCATGTCATGTCACTTTTGGAAAGTGATGTTTCAAATTCTGTTTCAAAAGGTATAATAAAGTCATACACAAGTAATGAATTTAAAATAAGTTTTGGCATAAATAATATTTATGAACATTTGATTTCTTTAAATCGTTTTGCAGGTATACCAAATGGTATCAACTTTGAAGCTTATAATCCTAGAAATGAAGAAGTTTTAGGTCAATTAAAAGTTGATAAAGATCTATCTAATTTAATGGAAAACAAAGAGAAAGCAAAAAAAATTCTTTTTGATCTTGGTATTATTTCATCTCCAACAAAACCGTTGTATTTATATGTAGGTAGAATGGTTGAAGAAAAAGGAGTCGACCATTTTAAAGCATTTGCAGAATATGTAACAAGTAGAAATGGTCAAGTTGTATTTATGGGACCTATTGTGGAAGCAAATATTGCACCTCTAGTTATAGAACTTAAAAATCTGAATAATCCTGATGTAAAAGTCTATAATGATATTAAGAAAGGTCAATTAGAAATAATTCCCTCGCTCAACATAAAAAAAGGAAATGTTATACGTTTTGCTTCGGATTTTACCTTTATCCCATCTAAGCGCGAACCTTTTGGATTAGTTGCTCTTGAAGCACTTATTTTAGGTAACAACGTCATAACAAGTAATGTTGAGGGTTTAAGTGACATTACTGTTCCTTATGATCCTGTTTCTCATAATGTAGATACTTTTAATAGTATTATTTACAATACTTATTTAGATGAAGCAAGTGTAAATGAGTCAATTAATAATATGATAGCGTCTTTGGATCAATTTGATAATGTTTGGAATACTCTTACTTTTGAGCAAAAGAGTAATGCTAAGAAACGCTCTATTCTTCATGTAGAAAAATTTAAGTGGAATGCTCCTGGAGGGTCTAACGATCAGTATAAAAATCTTTATCTTAAAGCCTTATCCCCATTATCAAAAGAAGATTCAGATAAAAATGAATTATTTTTAAAAAATTATAAAGCATACAGTTATCAAGAGACGCTATAG
- a CDS encoding PhoH family protein: MKKKFVLDTNVLLSNPSAIFSFEDNDVYIPISVIEELDTFKKGLSETGRNARQFSRILDDLREKGSLSNGIPLFADKKDSGRVYVVLESDMALLPAHFERKPDNLILSVALILKRQTPNMAVILITKDSNLRIKADALGISVSDFEADKVNIEELYTGIVEFEVDAEILKKYLSSGSISLEDYELMPNQYVILRDNRDSLQFVYGKYDHVTGNLKNLNLGGKDFVWGIYPRNLEQSFALDLLLDDDVKLITLVGTAGTGKTLLAIAAGLEKTTDESKYQKLLVSRPIFPLGRDVGYLPGTLEEKLNPWMQPIFDNLELLLGGVAQGRQKRLSQSYHELINQGILEVEPLTYIRGRSIPNQYFIVDEAQNLTPHEIKTILTRAGENTKIILTGDPYQIDNPYVDAASNGLTYVVERMKQEAIAGHVSLVKGERSALATIAASLL, encoded by the coding sequence TTGAAAAAGAAATTCGTTCTTGACACGAATGTGTTGTTGTCCAATCCAAGCGCCATTTTCTCTTTTGAAGATAATGATGTGTATATTCCAATTTCAGTTATTGAGGAATTGGACACTTTTAAAAAAGGATTAAGCGAAACAGGACGTAATGCGAGACAATTTTCTCGAATATTGGATGATCTGCGCGAAAAAGGATCTTTAAGTAACGGAATTCCATTGTTTGCAGATAAAAAAGACAGTGGTCGTGTTTATGTGGTATTAGAGTCCGATATGGCTTTATTACCAGCACATTTTGAAAGAAAACCAGATAATTTGATTTTAAGTGTTGCGCTTATTTTAAAGCGTCAAACACCAAACATGGCAGTTATTCTAATTACAAAAGATTCGAACTTAAGAATTAAAGCAGATGCGCTGGGAATTAGTGTTTCTGATTTTGAGGCTGATAAAGTAAACATTGAAGAGTTATATACTGGAATTGTCGAATTCGAAGTCGATGCTGAAATTTTAAAAAAATATTTATCATCAGGTAGTATATCTTTAGAAGATTATGAGTTGATGCCAAATCAATATGTTATCTTAAGAGATAACAGGGATTCTCTCCAGTTTGTCTATGGTAAATATGATCATGTAACTGGTAATTTAAAAAATTTAAATTTAGGTGGAAAAGATTTTGTTTGGGGAATTTATCCTAGAAATCTTGAACAGAGTTTTGCTTTAGATTTATTACTTGATGATGATGTTAAGTTAATAACTTTAGTTGGTACTGCTGGTACAGGAAAAACCTTGCTAGCCATAGCTGCAGGTCTTGAGAAAACAACAGATGAATCTAAATATCAAAAACTTTTAGTGAGTCGTCCAATTTTTCCTTTAGGACGTGACGTTGGATATTTACCTGGTACATTAGAAGAAAAGTTAAATCCATGGATGCAGCCAATTTTTGACAATTTAGAACTTTTGTTAGGAGGCGTTGCACAAGGTAGACAAAAAAGATTGTCTCAAAGTTATCATGAATTAATCAATCAAGGTATATTGGAAGTTGAGCCATTGACATATATCCGTGGTCGTTCTATTCCAAATCAATATTTTATAGTTGATGAAGCACAAAACCTAACTCCTCATGAAATTAAAACTATTCTTACTCGTGCAGGTGAAAATACTAAAATAATTCTTACAGGAGATCCTTACCAAATAGATAATCCATATGTCGATGCAGCATCGAATGGTTTGACTTATGTTGTAGAACGTATGAAGCAAGAAGCTATCGCTGGACATGTTTCGTTAGTAAAAGGTGAGAGATCTGCGCTTGCAACAATAGCTGCTAGCTTATTATAA